In one window of Salvelinus fontinalis isolate EN_2023a unplaced genomic scaffold, ASM2944872v1 scaffold_1221, whole genome shotgun sequence DNA:
- the LOC129848842 gene encoding polysialoglycoprotein-like, translated as MIMGGVRELLLFVVTVGVVRVSCYPVGKSQKQEQVSLQRRLGELSSNDVSIVHALALLRSIGSDAKQDREEYFETNEVESQASPNHGSSPANDALSSDDATSEAATGPSDDATSEAATGPSDDATSEAATGPSDDATSEAATGPSDDATSEAATGPSDDATSEAATGPSDDATSEAATGPSDDATSEAATGPSDDATSEAATGPSDDATSEAATGPSDDATSEAATGPSDDATSEAATGPSDHAIEQLLTSASQPPLTTNMDI; from the exons ATGATCATGGGAGGTGTGAGAGAATTGCTGCTCTTTGTGGTGACTGTGGGGGTTGTGAGAG TTTCTTGTTACCCTGTTGGAAAGTCCCAGAAGCAAGAGCAAGTCTCTCTGCAGAGGAGACTTGGAG AGCTGTCATCAAATGACGTCTCCATTGTGCATGCCCTGGCCTTGCTCCGATCCATTGGGTCTGACGCTAAACAAGACAGAGAAG AGTATTTTGAGACTAATGAAGTAGAATCCCAAGCTTCTCCAAACCATGGTAGCTCTCCGGCAAATGATGCCCTGtcctctgacgacgctacctctgaagctgccaccggcccgtctgacgacgctacctctgaagctgccaccggcccgtctgacgacgctacctctgaagctgccaccggcccgtctgacgacgctacctctgaagctgccaccggcccgtctgacgacgctacctctgaagctgccaccggcccgtctgacgacgctacctctgaagctgccaccggcccgtctgacgacgctacctctgaagctgccaccggcccgtctgacgacgctacctctgaagctgccaccggcccgtctgacgacgctacctctgaagctgccaccggcccgtctgacgacgctacctctgaagctgccaccggcccgtctgacgacgctacctctgaagctgccaccggcccgtctgacgacgctacctctgaagctgccaccggcccgtctgaccaTGCCATTGAGCAACTGTTGACATCTGCATCTCAGCCCCCGTTGACCACAAACATGGATATCTGA